In the genome of Peromyscus eremicus chromosome 8b, PerEre_H2_v1, whole genome shotgun sequence, the window AATGCTCAACAGCGGCCCACCGCTCCCCGCATTTATTAACAACAGAAGTTCTAAGCTTTTgtgtttcagagaaaaaaaaaaaaaagtgtggtgaGTGTTGCCTTATCTCCTGTGGAAAGTCTCCCAGTGGAGGAGGAGCTTGGGAAGACATCTTTCTGGTTAGTGCGCTGGCATGTCCCGAAAATCCCCCACGCAAGCAGACACAAGGCCTCGGAGAGCTTTTATTGTGCATACGTCTGGTGCTGTGACATCACAACTGAGGAAGACAGGAACTGAAAACAGGTAGGGACAGGCGCTCACAACAAACGGGGCAGAGTCCCTTCAGGGTCCGAGTATGAATGTTCTCGGCGTGTATTTCTTTAAATAAGAAACTGACAGAAAATTGAACTGTGCATTTACAtgcacaaaaaaaaccccactaacATTCTGTACAGATACGATTACTACAGTAGTTAGTTCCCAACTGCCCCATGTCAGATCAAGTGTCTCGGTTACAtggttcttaatattcttttattCTGTAAAAGGTAacaaaatatacagaacaaaactttccctttttaaaaCTAATGTTACAAACCCATATTATCACTTATATAAATACTATTCTCTATAGCAAATCATTAGGTATATAAGTCCAACAATGTATGCTAACAGTAAGCATGAAAACAGTTTTGTATCGGAGGGTCCTGTACCGTACACTCTGAAGGACCGCCGTACACTCGGTCAGTGGTGTGCAGGAAGAAAACTGTGCGGGGGAGCGTGCTTTAGACTCACACTGCAAAATCATTTTCAACCCCCCGCAAAAAAACACAGAGATGGATCCTTCATAGAAATTAAGAACATAATCGATTTGAGCTCATTTCAAAACTAGAGAAAGTATGGCACCCATGTGTAAGCCACAGTGTGGTCCCTAATGATAATGTACCTGTGTCACACGGGCCAGCTTGAAGTTCCTTAGACTTTAGAGGCATCCGAATCCACTGCAATCAATCCTGCTGCAAACAGGAAGTGACTCAGTAACTGTCATGGAAATCTGGCCTGTTTGGCACTATGGTATAAGTGGAAGTAGCCAGGGGGGCTCCACGGGGGCCTGGTGCAGAACAGTGCTGCCCCGTAACTGCTCTTTAAGGGACAGGAACCTGTCAAGGGGGTTTCTAGACTTAAGAGTACTAAAGAGCCAAGTGTGACACACCCTGCTGTGAGGCGCCCTCCACCCTTGGTCGTGGTGTGGCCTGGCGTGGCCGGGCCTTTACATGGCCTCGAACTCGTCGATCCGCTGCTTGGTGTTGCCCTGCCTGATCTGCCGCAGCGTCTTGTACTTGTCCCGACCTTGCCGCATGTTCTCGTTGTGGATGATGTCATTGTGggtcctcttgttctcatcccgGGCCTGGGACAGCTCGTTGCTCAGGGTCTGCAACACGAAGCAAGCGTCCATTACCTGCCTGCCTCCCCTGTGAAGTCACGGTGCTACCACAGTGACATCGTGGAGTGGCTGGGACATGAGACTACAGAAGGGGCAGGAGAGAGTACGAGGGTGGTGGTGGAGTTCTAGGAAGGGCTGTTTGCAGagattttgggggtgggggggacacgGCGCTGAGCCCACTCACCAGCAGCTGCCGCTGCACACGCTCATTCTTCTCGGCCTCAGTGATCCGCTTCTCCTCATTGCGGTCGTCCAGGATGCCTTCACTGGAGAGCTCAGCGCTGTAGCCCATGGGCTCTGCACCCTCATCCTGCAGCCCCTCCTGCACGTGGTAATTCACCGGCTCGTAcacgggcgggggcgggggtgggggggccgTCATCACCAGGTGCAGCTCCTCCTTGGTCTTCACCAGGTCGTCCTGGGCTTCTTTGGCCTTTGGGGAGGAGACCGCTGGTCAAATGAGAACTCTTTTTCCCACAGCCTGTCTTGTAAGAAGTGGCGTGGTCTGCCAGCAGGGAGCCTAGGGATTCTGCCTCTGCTTGGCTCTCAGCAACAGTGGGGCCACACCTGTCCAGACGCCGGGCACTTCAGAGCACCATTTCTTTCTGCCTGTGATCCTAGTATACACTCATTGGCTGCGTTCTCCAACTATGCAGTGTCTGTGCATGCCTCTCGCTCTGAGTGGTGTTCTCGTCCACCTCACCCCCTTCCTCATCTGCCCTACAAATGGCTTTCTTCACCTGCTTGCAATGGGTTGGAAAACATGTAAGGTATGGCTGGGAGATGCAGGCCCAGGGCAGCCCCAGAAAGGGACTCCTAGAAGCAGGGCATGTGGAGAGGGACATGGGAACACAGGTGGAGGTCTGGGCCCTCTTTCACCTACAGCCGATGGACCCTGACTGACACAAGGCAGAAGGCCACACTGACGCCGCCCCAATCTGAGGAAGCAGGCTCAGAGGGGAGCCTGGGCGGTCACGTTGGTCTGGGGACCTCCAAGGTTCTTCAGTATACTCTGTCATATCCTGCTTCAAAGCTCCGTGACCCCATCACAGGGGGTACCCAAGCAATTAGAATCAAATCTAGTTCCCGATCGATCGGGGGTGTCTGATCATGGTCGAAAGAGCGTGGGAGGTGGGAAACAAAGGGAGGAAAAGGACTAAGTAGGTCTTTTGTTCCTCTGCTAATCCAACGCCAGCCTGCTGGTCTACCTCTTCAACAGGGTCAAGGCCGTTCCTTGGGGGATTTCTCTCTCATTAACAGAAGGCATCTGCAGAGGATTCTGAGCGGGTTCAGAAGCTTGTGATGTGACCTGCAGCTGAGCTAGCGCcctctgccatgctccccgccccAGGTGTCCCCACGGCCGTGCAGGTCTCTGGGGTCGGACTCACCCGATGCTGCCACTCCTCCACCTCGTCCTCCTTGCGCCTCCGAGCCTCCTCCAAGAGCGCGATCTTGGCGGTGTACTCTGCCAGCTCTGCCGCCTAGAGGGGAGGGCACTGCAGTTTCTAGAATCCGCCTGGCAGAGTCCATGGGTGACCCAACATTCACCCACAAGAATGAACGGCCTCCCTGGTGATGAGCtttgccccctcctcctcctccatggtCAGGAGACTCTTCTCTgcacctctctgtgtgtctgtggggctCTGGGCACCCACATCCACCTCCCTGACTGAGGATTCAGACAAGTCCAGCCCACCCCCTGCTCGCTCCCTGCGGCTGCTGCAGCAGATCTGCTTACAGCCTTAGCCGAAAGCTTTGCAAGGCAGGTGTTGCTTGTTTGACTCCCCAGGAACAGCCTCTCCATAATTGAGCATCTTGAAACCGGGCAATCCTACCAGCTGCTCCTGGCTCTTTATCTGATCCTGAGCCTGTCTCTCCAATTCCTCCTTGGCCCGCAGGGCGGCCACGCGGTCGGCCTCCAAGCGCTCAGCCTCCTCCTGGGCtcgcttcctctcctcctccagctgGAGGGCCTTCTCGATCTGCTCAGAGAGCTCTGCGGAGAACATGGAGTCAGAGCTGCTCAGACTCGCAGGCAGGAAATGAGGCTCAGCCTTCCCATCCCAAAGTGAGCTGATGGAGAATGGATGACAACTGATCCCAGAATCGCAAAGCCCTAGATTGAGTCCTGGGCTCGGAAGCAGGGACATCTCAGGGCTCTTTCCTGCTGTTCCTAAGATAACTTAGCGTGTGGAGACCACCGAGGAGCAGCTTGGAGAGACACCCCATTCCTGGGCTGGGCCTAACCCTGCTGCACCCTAATGGCACCATATTCCACAGCACACCCTTACCACTCATCACCTGGACACTGACTCAGACACAGAAATGGCCTGCTGGTGTCTTTCAAGCTCCAGCAAACAGCATATCCCCTCTATTCTAAGTGTCCCCAGAGGGCAGGAATGTATGGTGGAGCTGTCACAAGCTGGCTATGACAGCTGAGTATGTGCTAAGTGGATCTGGTATGGATTCTAAAAGGCGAGGAAGCAATGTGTCCCACAACTCTGCCCCTGACTAGAGTTTAGCTACAGGTTGACTCTACCTCACTGAACAGTCTCAGGAAAGTAGTGGGAAATTAAATATGACAGGCACAGACATTAATACAGCACAGGACTGCTCTCTGATCTCAGTGACGACACCGTCATCTACTTTGGGGGGGTTGTGTTAAACAGACAGCACTCTTGACCGGGtgccctcttggctgtggctgtgggagtggggtgggaagGGGCAGGCAACCCCAGCTGCTGACCTTTCTCGGCCCTCTTGGTCTTCTGCTCATAGTCCTGCAGCCGAAGCATCAGCTCCTCCTTCTCCCGCAGCatctgttccttctctctctccaccgtctctctcctcttcttctccgtTTCCAACTGTTGTCTGGTACAGGGAAGAGACACCAAGGGAGGGTGAGGCGGGCGGACCCGGACCCGGACCCGCAGACACAGCCGCTGGCCTGGATGGTTTATGATAAATCGGGTGGGAGAGGTTCCCGGGGGCAGTCTCTGCCCAGGCGGGGGTCCCAGACGCCCCAGACATGGTGACATTCTCTCAGGCGCTGGCCACTCACCGCTCCAGCTGCTTCTGGTGCTTCTCCTCCCGGGCCTGGGCCTTCATCTGCTGCACCTCGATGGTGTCGGGCTTCCTGCGGCGCATGTACAGCTCGTGGTTCCCCATGCAGAGCTGCAGGATCCGCTTGTTGATTCTCAGGCGCGGGGCGTAGAACACAAAGTCCTACAGAGCAGAACAGGGCGGCTCGGTGGGCATCAGCTCCTCCAATAGCCTCCTTTCCCAACCAAGACCACACTTCGCGGAGTTCCTTCTCGAAAAGGTCAAATGCCACAGAGGATGGGGCCAGGAAATGTTCACTCCCCGTGGGGAGAGTGTGtggtctgtgtatgtgcatgtgtgtgtgtccacttgcaTATTTGTGGTCTATGTGTGGTTTGCCTAGCCTGGGTGTGTACACACTAAGTCTCTGCCTACAGCGCTCTATCAAGAGCCCTCTCCGGCCCCGAGAAAGGCAGAGGGACTTGTCACGAGCATCCGGGTGTACCATGTTCTGGTGTCTGCTGCCCCAGACCCATGGCCTGTCACCATCCTgcctttcctggtcctgcctgtaCACTACACCTGAACTCCTGGGCTTCCTTCCGGTCTCCTGCGGAGCCTGTCACCGCTCACACACTGGTCACCGCCCTGATCTCCATGGCTCCAGATTCCCGAGCCAGGAATTCGCCACAGCCTTCCAGTGCCAGCCCTACAATCCACGCAAACCCCTGAGCTGCACTGTCGTGCCGCCTTCAAAAGCGTCCTTTCTTTCAGGGTGCCACACAGCCTAATCTACCCAGTGATCCCAGTCCT includes:
- the Ezr gene encoding ezrin, encoding MPKPINVRVTTMDAELEFAIQPNTTGKQLFDQVVKTIGLREVWYFGLQYVDNKGFPTWLKLDKKVSAQEVRKENPVQFKFRAKFYPEDVAEELIQDITQKLFFLQVKEGILSDEIYCPPETAVLLGSYAVQAKFGDYNKEMHKSGYLSSERLIPQRVMDQHKLSRDQWEDRIQVWHAEHRGMLKDSAMLEYLKIAQDLEMYGINYFEIKNKKGTDLWLGVDALGLNIYEKDDKLTPKIGFPWSEIRNISFNDKKFVIKPIDKKAPDFVFYAPRLRINKRILQLCMGNHELYMRRRKPDTIEVQQMKAQAREEKHQKQLERQQLETEKKRRETVEREKEQMLREKEELMLRLQDYEQKTKRAEKELSEQIEKALQLEEERKRAQEEAERLEADRVAALRAKEELERQAQDQIKSQEQLAAELAEYTAKIALLEEARRRKEDEVEEWQHRAKEAQDDLVKTKEELHLVMTAPPPPPPPVYEPVNYHVQEGLQDEGAEPMGYSAELSSEGILDDRNEEKRITEAEKNERVQRQLLTLSNELSQARDENKRTHNDIIHNENMRQGRDKYKTLRQIRQGNTKQRIDEFEAM